One part of the Anaeromyxobacter sp. Fw109-5 genome encodes these proteins:
- a CDS encoding DEAD/DEAH box helicase, whose product MDAKARAAALELFQPAVREWFSRSFEAPTPAQALAWPAIHRGESTLLLAPTGSGKTLAAFLSCIDRLMFAPEPARKERLRVVYVSPLKALAVDVERNLRAPLAGIAQVASGRGDVHRIPAVSVRSGDTPAPERARFARDPADVLITTPESLYLVLTSNAREVLRSVETVIVDEIHALVPTKRGAHLALSLERLEALAGRRLQRIGLSATQRPLEEVARFLGGAEPGLPGGAPPARGRGRRRAQGGAALDAGPGASPGASAIAEFRTGADLRHRPVTIVDAGARKALELRVEVPVEDMSRIGEALELASGDASQAPVRASIWTAIHPRLLELVRAHRTTLVFVNSRRIAERLAAALNELAGELLVQAHHGSIARPQRVAIEDALKGGRLRGLVATSSLELGIDMGAVDLVVQIEAPPSVASGMQRIGRAGHRIGEASRGVVFPKYRADLLACAGLTEAMHAGEVEATRYPRNPLDVLAQQIVAMVSLDDWDVEALYEAVRGAAPFAELSRSVYDGVLDMLSGRYPSDEFAELRPRVTWDRVRGKLRAREGARRVAVVNGGTIPDRGLYGVYLAGGKQGHTRVGELDEEMVFESRVGETFLLGASTWRIEEITHDRVLVSPAPGEPGKMPFWHGDAAGRPLELGRRIGRLVRALREAPREAARERLVRAHDLDARAAENLLRFLEDQAQATGAVPDDRTILVERCRDELGDWRVCLLAPLGTPVLVPWAMAATVRARERLGADVETLWTNDGFAMRLPGSEAPPDVSFLLPDPEEVEELVIGQLGATALFAAKFREAAGRALLLPRRRPGQRTPLWQQRKRSADLLAVASRFGSFPILLEAYRECLRDVFDLPALEEVLQDLRARRVRLVTADTRVPSPFAASLLFGFVASFIYDGDAPLAERRAQALSIDQAQLRELLGEAELRELLDADALVALEAQLQHLAPATRVRSVDGIADLLLRLGDLSREELARRTATPELAAGAERLVAERRAVALRIGGEERLVAVEDAARYRDGLGVPLPPGLPEALLGPVPDALEGLAARYARRHAPFTTGELAARLGISRGAAERALRALLERGRLLEGAFRPHGAEREWCDPEVLRGLRRRSLARLREEIEPVEPRAFARMLLGWHGIPRRGRGLDAVLDAVEKLQGAPLPASLLETELLPARVDGYLRGDIDALAAAGEVLWIGLEPLGERDGRIALYLADALPKLLPPVRAAPEQPFGERAGRVLDHLARRGASFFAELHQAAGGGFEQQTVDALWDLVWRGLVTNDTFQALRAYAEPATARRERGRALARAPSAFRSRRAAPPAAGGRWTLVAARRELAGAVPTATEWSAATAQQLLVRYGLVTRGAAAAEAIPGGFSAVYDVLRHLEESGRIRRGYFVAGVGAMQFAQPGVLDLLRALREPPEAPEIVTLAATDPANPYGALLEWPAVQGGPEGKRPARAVGASVVLVDGELAAHVSRGARQLFAWLPEFEPERSHVGAAIAAAVVELVRVLHGRDQAALVVEIDGRPAAAHPLAGYLQAAGFVPTAAGLQLTRRAAAAALSAGSEL is encoded by the coding sequence ATGGACGCGAAGGCCCGCGCGGCGGCGCTCGAGCTCTTCCAGCCAGCCGTCCGGGAGTGGTTCTCGCGCTCCTTCGAGGCGCCGACGCCAGCGCAGGCGCTCGCCTGGCCGGCCATCCACCGCGGCGAGAGCACGCTGCTCCTCGCGCCGACCGGCAGCGGCAAGACCCTCGCGGCGTTCCTCTCCTGCATCGACCGCCTCATGTTCGCGCCCGAGCCGGCGCGCAAGGAGCGGCTGCGCGTCGTCTACGTGTCCCCGCTCAAGGCGCTGGCGGTGGACGTCGAGCGGAACCTGCGCGCGCCGCTCGCCGGCATCGCCCAGGTCGCCTCCGGCCGCGGCGACGTGCACCGGATCCCCGCCGTCTCGGTGCGCAGCGGCGACACGCCGGCGCCGGAGCGAGCCCGCTTCGCGCGCGACCCCGCCGACGTCCTCATCACCACCCCCGAGTCGCTGTACCTCGTCCTCACCTCGAACGCCCGCGAGGTGCTGCGCTCGGTGGAGACGGTGATCGTGGACGAGATCCACGCCCTCGTCCCGACGAAGCGCGGCGCCCACCTCGCGCTGTCGCTCGAGCGGCTCGAGGCGCTCGCCGGCCGCCGCCTCCAGCGGATCGGCCTCTCCGCCACGCAGCGCCCGCTCGAGGAGGTGGCGCGGTTCCTCGGGGGGGCCGAGCCCGGGCTGCCCGGGGGAGCCCCGCCCGCGCGCGGGAGGGGGCGCCGCCGGGCCCAGGGGGGCGCCGCCCTCGACGCCGGCCCCGGGGCGTCCCCGGGCGCCTCGGCGATCGCCGAGTTCCGCACCGGCGCCGACCTCCGCCACCGTCCGGTCACCATCGTGGACGCGGGCGCCCGCAAGGCGCTCGAGCTGCGCGTCGAGGTGCCGGTGGAGGACATGTCGCGCATCGGCGAGGCGCTCGAGCTCGCGAGCGGCGACGCGAGCCAGGCGCCCGTGCGGGCCTCGATCTGGACCGCCATCCACCCGCGCCTGCTCGAGCTCGTGCGCGCGCACCGGACGACGCTCGTCTTCGTGAACAGCCGGCGCATCGCCGAGCGGCTCGCGGCGGCGCTGAACGAGCTCGCGGGCGAGCTGCTCGTGCAGGCCCACCATGGCTCGATCGCGCGCCCGCAGCGGGTGGCGATCGAGGACGCGCTCAAGGGCGGCCGGCTGCGCGGGCTCGTGGCCACGAGCTCGCTCGAGCTGGGCATCGACATGGGCGCGGTGGACCTCGTCGTCCAGATCGAGGCGCCCCCCTCGGTCGCGAGCGGGATGCAGCGCATCGGGCGCGCCGGCCACCGCATCGGCGAGGCGAGCCGCGGGGTCGTGTTCCCCAAGTACCGCGCCGATCTCCTCGCCTGCGCCGGGCTCACCGAGGCGATGCACGCCGGCGAGGTCGAGGCGACGCGCTACCCGCGCAATCCGCTCGACGTCCTCGCGCAGCAGATCGTCGCCATGGTGTCGCTCGACGACTGGGACGTCGAGGCGCTCTACGAGGCCGTGCGCGGCGCCGCGCCGTTCGCCGAGCTCTCGCGCTCGGTGTACGACGGCGTGCTCGACATGCTGTCCGGGCGCTACCCGTCGGACGAGTTCGCCGAGCTGCGCCCGCGCGTCACCTGGGACCGCGTGCGCGGCAAGCTGCGGGCGCGGGAGGGGGCGCGGCGGGTGGCGGTGGTGAACGGCGGCACCATCCCCGACCGCGGCCTCTACGGCGTCTACCTGGCGGGCGGCAAGCAGGGGCACACCCGCGTCGGCGAGCTCGACGAGGAGATGGTGTTCGAGTCGCGCGTGGGGGAGACCTTCCTCCTCGGCGCCTCCACCTGGCGGATCGAGGAGATCACCCACGACCGCGTGCTCGTCTCGCCCGCGCCCGGCGAGCCGGGGAAGATGCCGTTCTGGCACGGCGACGCCGCGGGGCGCCCCCTCGAGCTGGGCCGCCGCATCGGGCGGCTCGTGCGCGCGCTGCGCGAGGCGCCGCGGGAGGCGGCGCGCGAGCGGCTCGTCCGCGCCCATGACCTCGACGCCCGCGCCGCCGAGAACCTCCTCCGCTTCCTCGAGGATCAGGCGCAGGCGACCGGCGCGGTCCCGGACGACCGGACCATCCTCGTCGAGCGCTGTCGTGACGAGCTGGGCGACTGGCGGGTTTGCCTGCTCGCGCCGCTGGGCACCCCCGTGCTCGTGCCGTGGGCGATGGCGGCGACCGTCCGCGCGCGGGAGCGGCTCGGCGCCGACGTGGAGACGCTCTGGACGAACGACGGCTTCGCGATGCGGCTCCCCGGATCCGAGGCGCCGCCCGACGTCTCCTTCCTCCTCCCCGACCCCGAGGAGGTGGAGGAGCTCGTCATCGGGCAGCTGGGCGCGACCGCGCTCTTCGCCGCCAAGTTCCGCGAGGCCGCCGGGCGCGCGCTGCTGCTCCCCAGGCGGCGCCCCGGCCAGCGGACGCCCCTGTGGCAGCAGCGCAAGCGCAGCGCGGACCTGCTCGCGGTCGCCTCGCGCTTCGGCTCCTTCCCCATCCTGCTCGAGGCCTACCGGGAGTGCCTGCGGGACGTGTTCGACCTCCCCGCGCTGGAGGAGGTCCTCCAAGATCTGCGCGCGCGCCGGGTCCGCCTGGTCACGGCCGACACGCGGGTGCCCTCGCCGTTCGCGGCGTCGCTCCTGTTCGGCTTCGTCGCGAGCTTCATCTACGACGGCGACGCTCCGCTCGCGGAGCGCCGCGCGCAGGCGCTCTCCATCGACCAGGCCCAGCTGCGCGAGCTCCTGGGGGAGGCCGAGCTGCGCGAGCTCCTCGACGCCGACGCGCTCGTCGCCCTCGAGGCGCAGCTCCAGCACCTCGCGCCCGCCACGCGCGTGCGCAGCGTCGACGGAATCGCGGACCTGCTGCTGCGGCTCGGGGATCTGTCCCGCGAGGAGCTCGCCCGCCGCACGGCGACGCCGGAGCTCGCCGCGGGCGCCGAGCGGCTCGTGGCGGAGCGCCGCGCGGTGGCGCTGCGGATCGGGGGCGAGGAGCGGCTCGTCGCCGTGGAGGACGCGGCGCGCTACCGCGACGGCCTCGGCGTGCCGCTGCCCCCCGGGCTGCCGGAGGCGCTCCTCGGGCCGGTGCCGGACGCCCTCGAGGGGCTCGCCGCCCGCTACGCGCGCCGCCACGCGCCGTTCACCACCGGCGAGCTGGCGGCGCGCCTGGGGATCTCGCGCGGCGCCGCGGAGCGCGCGCTGCGGGCGCTCCTCGAGCGCGGCCGGCTCCTCGAGGGCGCGTTCCGGCCCCACGGCGCGGAGCGGGAGTGGTGCGATCCGGAGGTGCTGCGCGGGCTCCGGCGCCGCTCGCTCGCGCGCCTGCGCGAGGAGATCGAGCCGGTCGAGCCGCGCGCGTTCGCGCGGATGCTGCTCGGCTGGCACGGCATCCCGCGCCGGGGACGCGGCCTCGACGCGGTGCTCGACGCGGTCGAGAAGCTGCAGGGCGCGCCGCTCCCGGCGTCGCTGCTCGAGACGGAGCTCCTGCCGGCCCGGGTGGACGGGTACCTGCGCGGCGACATCGACGCGCTGGCCGCGGCGGGCGAGGTCCTCTGGATCGGCCTCGAGCCGCTGGGCGAGCGCGACGGCCGGATCGCGCTCTACCTCGCCGACGCGCTCCCGAAGCTCCTCCCCCCCGTGCGCGCAGCGCCGGAGCAGCCTTTCGGAGAGCGCGCCGGGCGCGTCCTCGACCACCTCGCGCGGCGGGGCGCCTCCTTCTTCGCCGAGCTGCACCAGGCGGCCGGGGGCGGCTTCGAGCAGCAGACGGTCGACGCGCTGTGGGACCTCGTCTGGCGCGGGCTCGTCACGAACGACACCTTCCAGGCGCTCCGTGCCTACGCCGAGCCGGCGACGGCCCGCCGCGAGCGCGGCCGGGCCCTCGCGCGGGCGCCGTCGGCCTTTCGCTCGCGCCGCGCCGCTCCGCCCGCGGCCGGCGGGCGCTGGACGCTGGTGGCGGCCCGGCGGGAGCTCGCCGGTGCGGTGCCCACCGCGACGGAGTGGAGCGCCGCCACCGCCCAGCAGCTGCTCGTCCGCTACGGGCTCGTGACCCGCGGCGCGGCCGCGGCGGAGGCCATCCCGGGCGGCTTCAGCGCGGTGTACGACGTGCTCCGTCACCTGGAGGAGAGCGGCCGCATCCGGCGCGGCTACTTCGTCGCCGGCGTCGGCGCGATGCAGTTCGCGCAGCCCGGCGTCCTCGACCTGCTGCGCGCGCTGCGCGAGCCGCCCGAGGCGCCCGAGATCGTGACGCTCGCGGCGACCGATCCGGCGAACCCGTATGGCGCGCTCCTCGAGTGGCCCGCGGTGCAGGGCGGGCCGGAGGGGAAGCGGCCGGCCCGCGCGGTGGGCGCGTCGGTGGTGCTCGTGGACGGCGAGCTCGCGGCGCACGTGTCGCGCGGCGCGCGGCAGCTCTTCGCCTGGCTCCCGGAGTTCGAGCCGGAGCGGTCGCACGTGGGCGCGGCCATCGCGGCGGCGGTGGTCGAGCTGGTGCGCGTGCTGCACGGCAGGGATCAGGCGGCGCTGGTGGTGGAGATCGACGGGAGGCCGGCGGCGGCGCACCCGCTCGCGGGGTACCTGCAAGCGGCCGGGTTCGTCCCCACCGCGGCGGGGTTGCAGCTCACGCGCCGTGCGGCCGCCGCGGCGCTCTCCGCCGGGAGCGAGCTCTAG
- a CDS encoding Fpg/Nei family DNA glycosylase, producing MPEGDTIHRAARNLHGALAGEVVIRFETVLPRLARVDEDRPVAGRTVESVTARGKHLLLRFSGDLVLRTHLRMNGSWHLYRPGERWFRPRDAMRVLVETRPWIAVGFDLPVAELLDARGLARQRDLARLGPDLLSPAFDPPEAERRLRARADRELGEALLDQRALAGVGNELKSEILFLAGLDPWRTVASLSGPELSALVATARRVLLAAVAPFEGGSTTWLGGRRTTGRSNPGERLFVYGRAGQPCRRCGGPVRVGRQGAGARLTYHCPRCQPGTGPWAGG from the coding sequence GTGCCCGAGGGCGACACCATCCACCGCGCCGCGCGCAACCTGCACGGCGCGCTCGCGGGCGAGGTGGTGATCCGGTTCGAGACCGTGCTGCCGCGGCTCGCGCGGGTGGACGAGGATCGACCGGTCGCCGGGCGCACCGTCGAGTCCGTCACCGCGCGCGGCAAGCACCTCCTCCTGCGGTTCTCCGGCGACCTCGTGCTGCGCACCCACCTGCGCATGAACGGGAGCTGGCACCTGTACCGCCCCGGCGAGCGCTGGTTCCGGCCGCGAGACGCGATGCGCGTCCTCGTGGAGACGCGCCCCTGGATCGCGGTCGGGTTCGATCTGCCAGTGGCGGAGCTCCTCGACGCGCGCGGCCTCGCGCGGCAGCGAGACCTGGCGCGCCTCGGGCCGGACCTCCTCTCCCCGGCCTTCGACCCGCCCGAGGCGGAGCGGCGCCTCCGCGCCCGGGCCGACCGGGAGCTCGGCGAGGCGCTCCTCGATCAGCGCGCGCTGGCGGGCGTCGGGAACGAGCTCAAGTCGGAGATCCTGTTCCTCGCCGGGCTCGATCCCTGGCGCACCGTGGCGTCGCTCTCCGGCCCGGAGCTGTCCGCGCTCGTCGCGACCGCCCGCCGCGTCCTCCTCGCCGCGGTCGCTCCCTTCGAGGGGGGCAGCACGACGTGGCTCGGCGGCCGGCGCACGACCGGCCGCAGCAACCCCGGCGAGCGGCTCTTCGTGTACGGCCGCGCGGGCCAGCCGTGCCGCCGCTGCGGCGGGCCGGTGCGGGTCGGGCGCCAGGGCGCCGGCGCACGCCTCACCTACCACTGCCCGCGGTGCCAGCCCGGGACGGGCCCGTGGGCGGGTGGCTGA
- a CDS encoding cupin domain-containing protein, which produces MAGQDLFEAARHLAASVAMAKLPRAGGKRYETVFRHGSLQIEIFAPRGRDTQRPHDRDEVYVVVRGSGFYVNGTQRFAFRAGDVMFAAAGEVHRFEEFSEDFFTWVLFYGPQGGERAPEPPAEPR; this is translated from the coding sequence ATGGCGGGCCAGGACCTCTTCGAGGCGGCGCGACACCTCGCGGCGAGCGTCGCGATGGCGAAGCTGCCGCGCGCGGGCGGCAAGCGGTACGAGACCGTGTTCCGGCACGGCTCGCTGCAGATCGAGATCTTCGCCCCTCGCGGCCGCGACACCCAGCGCCCGCACGATCGCGACGAGGTCTACGTGGTCGTCCGAGGGAGCGGCTTCTACGTGAACGGGACGCAGCGCTTCGCCTTCCGCGCGGGAGACGTGATGTTCGCCGCCGCCGGCGAGGTCCACCGGTTCGAGGAGTTCAGCGAGGACTTCTTCACGTGGGTGCTGTTCTACGGGCCGCAGGGCGGCGAGCGCGCGCCGGAGCCCCCGGCGGAGCCGCGCTGA
- a CDS encoding TerB family tellurite resistance protein, protein MSILQWLGLVPRSEPSADAGVVRRVARALEALPPERAEYLGLFAFLLARVANVDLHIADTETEAMARIVETAGHLPPDQAALVVEIAKAEHRASGETQNYLAARALRDQSSDAERMDLVHCLFAVAASDGVISVAEEEAIRGICGELRLTDRDYLDIRSAYSEHRSVNKA, encoded by the coding sequence ATGTCCATCCTGCAGTGGCTCGGCCTCGTCCCCCGCTCGGAGCCCTCCGCCGACGCCGGCGTGGTCCGGCGCGTCGCGCGCGCCCTCGAGGCGCTCCCGCCCGAGCGGGCGGAGTACCTGGGGCTGTTCGCGTTCCTCCTCGCGCGCGTCGCCAACGTCGACCTGCACATCGCCGATACGGAGACGGAGGCGATGGCCCGCATCGTCGAGACCGCCGGGCACCTCCCGCCGGACCAGGCGGCGCTGGTGGTGGAGATCGCCAAGGCGGAGCACCGCGCGAGCGGCGAGACGCAGAACTACCTCGCGGCGCGGGCGCTCCGCGACCAGTCGAGCGACGCGGAGCGGATGGACCTCGTCCACTGCCTGTTCGCGGTGGCGGCCTCCGACGGCGTCATCTCCGTCGCCGAGGAGGAGGCGATCCGCGGGATCTGCGGCGAGCTCCGGCTCACCGACCGCGACTACCTCGACATCCGCAGCGCGTACTCCGAGCACCGCTCGGTGAACAAGGCGTGA
- a CDS encoding spermidine synthase translates to MIPWQTVDRARAPDGAELVLARRGEEWAVRAAGRVLMTSRAHGSEEALAAEALGRVAAPRDVLVGGLGLGFTLRAALDRLPRGARVVVAELVPALVAWNRGLIGHLAGRPLDDPRVQVAEGDVLGRLAADAAWDAILLDVDNGPAALAHPANDRLYGEAGVRACHRALRPGGALAVWSAGQDPRYLARLERAGFAAEAVVAPARGPSGGMRHAVFVGVRGAASGSGAGRR, encoded by the coding sequence GTGATCCCCTGGCAGACGGTGGACCGCGCTCGCGCCCCCGACGGCGCCGAGCTCGTGCTCGCGCGCCGGGGTGAGGAGTGGGCCGTCCGCGCCGCGGGCCGGGTGCTCATGACGAGCCGGGCCCACGGCTCCGAGGAGGCGCTCGCGGCGGAGGCGCTCGGGCGCGTCGCCGCGCCCCGCGACGTGCTCGTCGGCGGGCTCGGCCTGGGGTTCACGCTGCGCGCCGCGCTCGATCGGCTGCCGCGCGGTGCGCGCGTGGTCGTCGCCGAGCTGGTCCCTGCGCTCGTCGCCTGGAACCGCGGCCTCATCGGGCACCTCGCCGGCCGCCCCCTCGACGACCCGCGCGTGCAGGTCGCTGAGGGTGACGTCCTCGGACGCCTCGCCGCCGACGCGGCCTGGGACGCGATCCTGCTCGACGTCGACAACGGCCCCGCCGCGCTGGCCCACCCCGCGAACGACCGGCTCTACGGCGAGGCGGGGGTCCGCGCCTGTCACCGGGCGCTGCGGCCAGGCGGCGCGCTCGCGGTCTGGTCGGCGGGGCAGGACCCGCGCTACCTCGCCCGGCTGGAGCGGGCCGGCTTCGCCGCGGAGGCGGTCGTGGCGCCCGCGCGCGGGCCTTCGGGCGGCATGCGCCACGCCGTCTTCGTGGGCGTGCGCGGCGCGGCGAGCGGGTCCGGCGCCGGCCGCCGGTGA
- a CDS encoding cation diffusion facilitator family transporter codes for MTHPTPPALARFAWLSIGAAIATIALKTLAWRMTGSVGLLSDAMESLVNLAAAVMTLVMVTVAARPPDHEHAYGHGKAEYFASATEGILILVAAGGIVWAAAGRLVQPRPLEQLGLGLGVSVVASLVNLAVARVLLRAGRRHHSIALEADGHHLMTDVWTSAGVLVGIAAVGLTGWLRLDPLLALGVALNIVWTGIQLVRRSALGLLDTALPDAERRAVDEVLARHTADHVRFHAVRTRQAGARRFVSMHVLVPGAWSVRRGHALLEEIERDVRAVIPNATVTTHLEPIEEPVSFEDQGLDRAAPTAGDPTGRRR; via the coding sequence ATGACCCACCCCACCCCACCCGCCCTGGCGCGCTTCGCCTGGCTCTCCATCGGCGCCGCGATCGCCACGATCGCCCTGAAGACGCTCGCCTGGCGCATGACCGGCTCCGTCGGCCTGCTCTCCGACGCGATGGAGTCGCTCGTGAACCTCGCCGCGGCGGTGATGACCCTCGTCATGGTCACCGTGGCGGCCCGCCCGCCGGACCACGAGCACGCCTACGGCCACGGCAAGGCCGAGTACTTCGCGAGCGCGACCGAGGGCATCCTCATCCTGGTGGCCGCGGGAGGGATCGTCTGGGCGGCCGCCGGCCGGCTCGTGCAACCGCGCCCGCTGGAGCAGCTCGGGCTCGGGCTCGGCGTCTCCGTCGTGGCCTCGCTCGTGAACCTCGCGGTGGCCCGTGTCCTCCTCCGCGCCGGACGGCGCCACCACTCCATCGCGCTGGAGGCGGACGGGCACCACCTCATGACGGACGTCTGGACGAGCGCGGGCGTGCTGGTCGGCATCGCAGCGGTGGGCCTCACGGGCTGGCTGCGGCTCGACCCGCTCCTCGCCCTCGGCGTGGCGCTGAACATCGTCTGGACGGGGATCCAGCTCGTTCGGCGCTCCGCGCTGGGGCTGCTCGACACCGCGCTCCCGGACGCCGAGCGGCGCGCGGTCGACGAGGTCCTCGCCCGCCACACCGCCGATCACGTACGGTTCCACGCCGTGCGCACCCGCCAGGCCGGGGCGCGCCGGTTCGTCTCCATGCACGTGCTCGTGCCGGGCGCCTGGAGCGTGCGCCGCGGGCACGCGCTGCTCGAGGAGATCGAGCGCGACGTCCGCGCGGTGATCCCGAACGCGACGGTGACGACGCACCTCGAGCCCATAGAGGAGCCGGTCTCGTTCGAGGATCAGGGGCTCGATCGCGCCGCGCCGACCGCGGGGGATCCCACCGGCCGGCGCCGCTGA
- a CDS encoding 6-phosphofructokinase: MARMRVGILTGGGDVPGLNSVIKSVVYRAADHDVEVLGIRRGWEGLTHLDLDDPASRGRYVRALTRDNTRTIDRTGGTFLHSSRTNPARMKKLPPHLEGKSFPAAETTKKGITSTTFDVSSAVLANLEALKIDYLLPIGGDDTLSYAARLHDLGAKVIAIPKTMDNDVRNTEYCIGFSTAITRAIGAIERQRTTVGSHERIGVFRIFGRDAGFTAFYTAYVTSIRCVIPEHKPKLEHLIDLLVTDKQQNPSSYALVVLSEGAEWEGYKVQEYGEPDAFGHRKKASVAESLSDAIKRVAGEETIVSDLTYDLRSGDPDFVDKLVANTFGTMAFDALLEGKSGLMSAIVDGKYDLVPIPDPKLGPRKIDVASMYNTDRLRPIYANKRGLPVFLNRA; this comes from the coding sequence ATGGCACGAATGCGCGTCGGGATCCTCACGGGCGGGGGCGACGTCCCCGGCCTCAACTCCGTCATCAAGAGCGTCGTCTACCGGGCCGCGGACCACGACGTGGAGGTCCTCGGCATCCGGCGCGGGTGGGAAGGGCTCACCCACCTCGACCTGGACGATCCCGCGAGCCGCGGCCGGTACGTGCGGGCGCTCACGCGCGACAACACCCGCACGATCGACCGCACGGGCGGCACCTTCCTGCACTCGAGCCGCACCAACCCGGCGCGCATGAAGAAGCTGCCGCCGCACCTCGAGGGGAAGAGCTTCCCGGCGGCGGAGACCACGAAGAAGGGCATCACCTCCACCACCTTCGACGTCTCCAGCGCGGTGCTCGCGAACCTGGAGGCCCTGAAGATCGACTACCTCCTCCCCATCGGCGGCGACGACACGCTCTCCTACGCCGCGCGGCTGCACGACCTCGGGGCGAAGGTGATCGCGATCCCGAAGACGATGGACAACGACGTCCGCAACACCGAGTACTGCATCGGCTTCTCGACGGCGATCACCCGCGCCATCGGCGCCATCGAGCGGCAGCGCACCACCGTCGGCTCGCACGAGCGCATCGGCGTCTTCCGCATCTTCGGGCGCGACGCGGGGTTCACCGCCTTCTACACCGCGTACGTGACCTCCATCCGGTGCGTCATCCCCGAGCACAAGCCCAAGCTCGAGCACCTCATCGATCTGCTGGTGACCGACAAGCAGCAGAACCCCTCGAGCTACGCCCTGGTGGTGCTCTCCGAGGGCGCGGAGTGGGAGGGCTACAAGGTCCAGGAGTACGGTGAGCCGGACGCGTTCGGGCACCGCAAGAAGGCGAGCGTCGCCGAGTCGCTCTCGGACGCCATCAAGCGGGTCGCCGGCGAGGAGACGATCGTCTCCGACCTGACCTACGACCTGCGCTCCGGCGATCCCGACTTCGTGGACAAGCTCGTCGCGAACACCTTCGGCACGATGGCGTTCGACGCCCTGCTCGAGGGCAAGAGCGGCCTCATGTCCGCCATCGTCGACGGCAAGTACGACCTCGTGCCGATCCCCGATCCGAAGCTCGGGCCCCGCAAGATCGACGTCGCGTCGATGTACAACACCGACCGGCTGCGCCCGATCTACGCGAACAAGCGCGGCCTCCCCGTGTTCCTGAATCGCGCGTGA